The following are encoded in a window of Acropora muricata isolate sample 2 chromosome 6, ASM3666990v1, whole genome shotgun sequence genomic DNA:
- the LOC136920278 gene encoding lipase maturation factor 2-like, with the protein MAGYGNQILVRNTFLWFISAIYLFAFSSLYVQIPGLYGRNGVLPAKLALTKEGSSIKENFWRKPTLLWLTPKLGLDTETGMEFLCLLGMLLSLLAMSFKSWRDSITFFLLWFLYYSLYQVGQTFVYFQWDILLMETGFLTILVSPLILFKSSNQDRHHNNIMLWLVKWLAFRLMFCSGVVKLSSRCPTWWGLTALDWHYESQCIPTPLAWYTHQLPKWFQRLSIVLVYVILMALSWLFFVPVRSLRIFSFYAQIFFQVLIIVTGNYNFFNLLAIALLLSVLDDEHLWTILPSWLGGHNITPRERSSAAKVSSKVFACGTVFLAFYWMIQLFALEISTKDIVKSKITFSKTAFFEAVDQAVPISIWMATASLGVEIIASFIGCMTEKGVLKKFCSILQWMIFSFAALGMFGISLVPYTDISHKTKSDLWPIIHRWKQKTDSFELVNAYGLFRSMTGVGGRPEVVIEGSNDLDGPWLEYHFRYKPGNLSGPPPVVAPHQPRLDWQLWFAALGGYEYNPWFVHLVFRLLQGKQEVLDLLAKNPFPRKPPLYIRAQLYKYHYTELPKNMSSLSDVLHNNRLVKNWWWRESQREYLPILAVNEPSLINWLNQFGLAKDDPWSERPSGRIYRAIKYLRSIVRTLDTVRFMWALFACGVIMGWFNSPKE; encoded by the exons ATGGCTGGTTACGGCAATCAAATTCTGGTCCGAAATACATTTTTATGGTTTATTTCTGCCATTTATCTTTTTGCGTTTTCCTCACTTTACGTCCAAATACCCG GTCTCTATGGTCGCAATGGAGTTCTTCCAGCAAAGCTTGCCCTCACTAAAG AGGGTTCATCTATCAAAGAGAATTTTTGGCGCAAACCAACCCTTCTGTGGCTAACACCAAAGCTTGGATTGGACACAGAAACTGGAATGGAGTTCCTTTGTCTACTTGGGATGCTTTTGTCATTGTTAGCCATGTCATTCAAGTCTTGGCGAGACTCCATTACATTCTTTCTGCTTTGGTTTCTTTATTATTCTTTATATCAG GTGGGACAAACATTTGTTTACTTTCAGTG GGATATTCTTCTTATGGAAACAGGATTTTTGACAATTCTTGTTTCTCCCCTGATTTTGTTCAAATCAAGCAATCAAGATAG GCACCACAATAATATCATGTTATGGTTGGTAAAATGGCTTGCCTTTAGATTAATGTTCTGTTCTGGAGTTGTGAAGTTGTCAAGTAGATGCCCAACATGGTGGGGGTTGACTGCTCTTGATTGGCACTATGAATCACAG TGTATTCCCACACCACTTGCTTGGTACACCCATCAACTTCCCAAATGGTTTCAACGACTGAGCATAGTCTTAGT ataTGTTATTTTAATGGCATTATCATGGCTGTTTTTTGTTCCTGTTCGATCTTTGaggattttttcattttatgcACAG ATATTTTTTCAAGTGTTGATAATTGTAACTGGTAACTACAACTTCTTTAACCTTTTGGCAATTGCTTTGCTGTTATCAGTACTTGATGATGAGCACCTTTGGACAATCCTGCCATCTTGGCTTG GAGGACATAATATCACCCCAAGAGAAAGAAGTTCTGCTGCGAAAGTCTCAAGCAAAGTATTTGCATGTGGAAcagtttttcttgctttttatTGGATGATCCAGCTTTTTGCTTTAGAAATCTCTACCAAAGACATTGTGAAGTCCAAGATCA CCTTCTCAAAGACAGCCTTTTTTGAGGCTGTGGATCAAGCAGTTCCAATCTCAATATGGATGGCCACAGCTTCATTGGGTGTTGAAATTATTGCATCATTCATAGG GTGCATGACAGAGAAGGGTGTGCTGAAAAAGTTCTGCTCTATTCTACAATGGATGATCTTCAGTTTTGCTGCGCTTGGGATGTTTGGCATCAGCTTG GTTCCGTATACAGACATCAGCCACAAGACCAAGTCTGACTTGTGGCCAATCATACACAGATGGAAACAAAAGACAGATTCCTTTGAACTTGTCAATGCATATGGATTATTTAGAAG CATGACTGGTGTTGGTGGTAGACCGGAAGTGGTTATAGAAGGCAGCAATGATCTTGATGGGCCCTGGCTG GAATATCACTTTCGCTATAAACCTGGTAATTTATCGGGACCCCCTCCGGTAGTCg CTCCTCACCAGCCACGCCTTGATTGGCAGTTATGGTTTGCTGCACTCGGCGGCTACGAATACAACCCATGGTTCGTGCACCTTGTCTTCAGACTCCTTCAAGGCAAACAAGAAGTTCTTGATCTCTTGGCTAAGAATCCCTTTCCCCGCAAACCGCCATTGTACATCAGAGCTCAACTTTATAAGTACCATTACACGGAATTGCCCAAGAATATGTCATCGCTTTCTGATGTCTTGCATAACAACAG GCTAGTGAAGAATTGGTGGTGGCGTGAAAGTCAAAGAGAATACTTGCCAATTTTAGCTGTCAATGAACCTTCCTTGATCAATTGGCTTAATCAATTTGGATTAGCTAAG GATGATCCGTGGTCAGAGAGACCATCAGGCAGAATTTACCGTGCGATCAAATATTTGCGATCAATCGTTCGAACACTGGACACAGTTCGATTCATGTGGGCTCTTTTTGCCTGTGGAGTAATAATGGGATGGTTCAATTCCCCAAAAGAGTGA